The Lycium barbarum isolate Lr01 chromosome 12, ASM1917538v2, whole genome shotgun sequence genome includes a region encoding these proteins:
- the LOC132624094 gene encoding protein PELPK1-like — translation MAQYYNLTFVFLLTFLCFMHEHIITTANARHLLEMFLTEIPKQEFPKAPTLQKLEFPSVSKPELPSWKTPAVPAMPKPKLPSWPNPKVPVAPKPELPSWPKPEVPAVKPELPSWPKPQVPPAPKPELPSWPKPQVPTAPKPEFPSWPKPEILAVSKPELPSWKKPEVPAAPKPKFPSWPKPEVPAGPKPEFPSWTNPKVPAAPKPEFPSWPKPEVPAAPKPEFPSWPKPQVPAAPKPEFPSWPKPEVPAVPKPELPSCPNPEVPAASKLAFPSRPMPQVPVAPKLEIPSWPKPQVPAALKPEFPSWPKPEVPTVPKSEFPSWPKPSLSPSHKSSTP, via the coding sequence ATGGCTCAGTATTACAACCTAACCTTCGTCTTCCTGCTCACATTTCTCTGCTTTATGCATGAGCACATAATAACCACTGCAAATGCGCGTCACCTTCTAGAGATGTTTCTCACTGAAATTCCTAAACAAGAATTCCCGAAAGCTCCAACCTTGCAAAAGCTCGAGTTTCCAAGTGTGTCAAAGCCCGAGCTTCCATCTTGGAAAACGCCTGCGGTCCCAGCTATGCCAAAGCCCAAGCTTCCATCTTGGCCAAATCCTAAGGTTCCAGTTGCACCAAAGCCCGAGCTTCCATCGTGGCCAAAGCCTGAGGTCCCAGCTGTGAAGCCCGAGCTTCCATCTTGGCCAAAGCCTCAGGTCCCACCTGCGCCGAAGCCCGAGCTTCCATCTTGGCCAAAGCCTCAGGTCCCAACTGCACCGAAGCCCGAGTTTCCATCTTGGCCAAAGCCTGAGATTCTAGCTGTGTCGAAGCCCGAGCTTCCATCTTGGAAAAAGCCTGAGGTCCCAGCTGCACCAAAGCCTAAGTTTCCGTCTTGGCCAAAGCCTGAGGTCCCAGCTGGGCCGAAGCCCGAGTTTCCATCTTGGACAAATCCTAAGGTCCCAGCTGCACCAAAGCCCGAGTTTCCATCTTGGCCAAAGCCAGAGGTCCCAGCTGCACCAAAACCAGAATTTCCATCTTGGCCAAAGCCTCAGGTCCCAGCTGCACCGAAGCCCGAGTTTCCATCATGGCCAAAGCCTGAAGTCCCAGCTGTGCCGAAGCCCGAGCTTCCATCTTGTCCAAATCCTGAGGTCCCAGCTGCGTCGAAGCTCGCGTTTCCATCTCGGCCAATGCCCCAGGTCCCAGTTGCGCCGAAGCTCGAGATTCCATCTTGGCCAAAGCCTCAGGTCCCAGCTGCGCTGAAGCCCGAGTTTCCATCTTGGCCCAAGCCTGAAGTCCCAACTGTGCCGAAGTCTGAGTTTCCATCTTGGCCAAAGCCCTCGCTTTCTCCATCACACAAATCCTCTACTCCTTGA